A segment of the Robbsia sp. KACC 23696 genome:
CAAACCAAGGTCATCGGCACCAGTTTTTCTTCGCCGCAAGTGGCCGGTGTCATCTCTCTGATGCTGGCGGCCAACCCGACCTTACGTCCGGACGAAATCAAGACCATACTGACGGACTCCGCCAATAAAACGATGCAAGACCTCCCGGATATCTGTCAGCGTCCGCCCGGTGCCGGTATTCTCGATGCCGAAGCCGCCGTGAAACGGGCGCGAAACGGGACCGCCGGCTAACGCAAGGGGTGACAGGGGGGCGGGGCCGAATATAGGTGGTCTGTTTACACCACGTTCTGAGCGATTTCGGCCCCCCGTCGGGCAAAAGTATTAAAATACGCCGTTTTCGCCCCCGGACCCGGCCAATGCGTGGCCCGGCGGCCTCCCGGACGACGACAGGAAGGACCCCCATGCCCTCGACGCTTTACGAATCGACAATCCGCTCGCTGCCGCTGCTCGGCCGTGGCAAGGTCCGCGAAAATTACGCGGTCGACGACGACAAGCTGCTGATTGTTACCTCGGACCGCCTTTCGGCGTTCGACGTCGTCATGGGTGAACCGATCCCCGCCAAGGGACGCGTGCTGAACCAACTGTCCGATTTCTGGTTCGCCAAGCTCGGCCACATCGTCCCGAATCACCTGACCGGCATCGCGCCGGAATCGGTGGTCGCAGCCGATGAGATCGACCAAGTGTCGGGTCGTGCCGTCGTGGCGCGCCGCCTGAAGCCAATCCTGATCGAGGCGGTCGTGCGCGGCTATCTGGCCGGCAGCGGTTGGAAGGAATATCAGGCGGATCAATCGGTTTGCGGCGTTAAGCTCCCGGCCGGTCTGCGCAACGCGGAAAAACTCCCGCAACCGATTTTCACGCCGGCCGCCAAGGCCGAACTCGGCGAACATGATGAAAACATCACGTTCGACGATGCAGCCAAGCGCGTGGGTGGCGATATCGCCGAGCAGATCCGCGACATCGCGATCAAGCTTTACACGGAAGCGTCGGCATTCGCCGCCACGCGCGGTATCATCATCGCCGACACGAAGTTCGAATTCGGCCTCGACGACGCCGGTCGCATCGTGCTGATGGACGAAGTGTTGACCGCCGATTCCTCGCGTTTCTGGCCGGCCGACGAGTACCAGGTAGGCTCGAATCCCCCGTCTTTCGACAAGCAGTTTGTCCGCGACTGGCTGGAAACGCAGCCCTGGGGCAAGACCGCACCGGCACCGGCACTGCCGGCCGACGTGATTGCCAAGACGTCGGAAAAGTACATCGAAGCGTTGACCCGCGTAACTGGCCAGGCCCTGCGCTGAAATCGGCAGCAGTACGCTTGAAGCGTGACAGCCGGCGCATGACGCCGGCTGTCCGCCGTCCGACTCCCCCAAATTGACTTGCAGCAATGAGCGAACAACAAACAGCCAAGCCGCCGGTGATCGGCGTCGTGATGGGTTCCAATTCAGATTGGGACGTGATGCGTCACGCGGTGGCGGTGCTGAAGGAATTCGGCATTGCCCATGAAGCGAAAGTCGTCTCCGCGCATCGGATGCCGGACGAGATGTTCGCCTATGCGGAAAGCGCCCGCGCCCGAGGGCTGCGCGCGATCATCGCCGGTGCCGGCGGTGCCGCGCACCTGCCGGGCATGCTCGCCGCCAAGACCACGGTGCCGGTACTCGGCGTGCCGGTGGCAAGTAAGTATCTGCGCGGCGTGGACTCCTTGCACTCGATCGTGCAAATGCCGAAGGGCGTTCCCGTGGCGACGTTTGCCATCGGCGAAGCCGGTGCCGCCAACGCCGCGCTGTTCGCGGT
Coding sequences within it:
- a CDS encoding phosphoribosylaminoimidazolesuccinocarboxamide synthase — its product is MPSTLYESTIRSLPLLGRGKVRENYAVDDDKLLIVTSDRLSAFDVVMGEPIPAKGRVLNQLSDFWFAKLGHIVPNHLTGIAPESVVAADEIDQVSGRAVVARRLKPILIEAVVRGYLAGSGWKEYQADQSVCGVKLPAGLRNAEKLPQPIFTPAAKAELGEHDENITFDDAAKRVGGDIAEQIRDIAIKLYTEASAFAATRGIIIADTKFEFGLDDAGRIVLMDEVLTADSSRFWPADEYQVGSNPPSFDKQFVRDWLETQPWGKTAPAPALPADVIAKTSEKYIEALTRVTGQALR
- the purE gene encoding 5-(carboxyamino)imidazole ribonucleotide mutase, with product MSEQQTAKPPVIGVVMGSNSDWDVMRHAVAVLKEFGIAHEAKVVSAHRMPDEMFAYAESARARGLRAIIAGAGGAAHLPGMLAAKTTVPVLGVPVASKYLRGVDSLHSIVQMPKGVPVATFAIGEAGAANAALFAVSLLAADAPDILEQLEAFRVRQRKAAEAMTLPLDEEA